The Kosmotoga olearia TBF 19.5.1 sequence CTGGGGAATGGTTTATGCCTACACACCGGAACTCTATCCTACCGAGATGCGCGGCCTGGGAAATGGTTCGGCCGGAGTGATGGCAAGAATCGCTGGAATCATAGCTCCCTATTATACCGCCTTCATGATGGATAAAACCGGTTCTATTACCTGGGTCATGATCCCCATGTCACTGCTGGCTATAACGACTGTTATCCTGAACGCCACTTTTGGAATCGAAACCCGGGGAAAACCCGTAGAATAACACCTCCAATTAAAAAAAGGAAATGGGGACAATACTGTCCCCGTTTTTTATTGATGAAAACCTGATTGCTTCTTTTTGAAGGAGGTGCTCTTCCTCCATGCAATTCTGTGAAATCATGGTATCATTTTATGAGAGATATGAGAGGAGGGATAGAATGCTCTACTTCTCAGAACCCGGTGAACATAATACTGATGCTGTACTCGATCTGGTATTTGAAACGGCTGTTAAAGAAGGCATAAGACACGTGGTCCTTCCTTCTACCCGGGGAAAAGTAGCAACAAAGGCACTTGAAATGGTACCGGAAGATATCGATCTGGTTATCGTTACCCATAGCGTTGGATTCAGAAAGTCCGGAGTTGACGAATTTGATCCTGAGGTAAGGAAGCTATACGAAAACACCAGACACAAAATACTCACAACAACACATCTTTTCAGAGGACTGGAAGGCTATTTTTATAAGAAGTTTGGAGGAGTTTATCCTCCGCAGTTTTTCGCTGCTGCTTTGAGACTTTTCGGCGAAGGAACAAAGGTAGCTGTGGAAATCGCTCTTATGGCTGCTGATGCAGGATTGATACCGATAGATCAGTGGGTTATCTCTGCTGGTGGTACCGGAAAAGGGCTCGATACCGCATACATTCTAAAAGCTTGTAACACCAGAGACCTTTCTGAATTCCGTTTTGGAAGGTTGCTGGCTATTCC is a genomic window containing:
- a CDS encoding pyruvate kinase alpha/beta domain-containing protein; this translates as MLYFSEPGEHNTDAVLDLVFETAVKEGIRHVVLPSTRGKVATKALEMVPEDIDLVIVTHSVGFRKSGVDEFDPEVRKLYENTRHKILTTTHLFRGLEGYFYKKFGGVYPPQFFAAALRLFGEGTKVAVEIALMAADAGLIPIDQWVISAGGTGKGLDTAYILKACNTRDLSEFRFGRLLAIPSEFYSRRS